Sequence from the Fragaria vesca subsp. vesca linkage group LG4, FraVesHawaii_1.0, whole genome shotgun sequence genome:
AAGTGAAACGACAATGCCGGCACGTCCACGCTCTCAATCTTCGACAAGTCGTAGCACGCGTCGAACAGCGCCACCCCGCTCGTCGACTCCAGCCCCTTCGTCATGTTCACGAACGCGCTCCGCAGCGCGTCGTACGTCTCCGTCTGCAGCCTCGTCACCGCCGTCCCGGAGTCGATGATGATCCCGCCGTTCCCGCTTTCGTCTATCTCGAACGCGTTGGCCGGAATCTTTAACATATCCCCGCCGACGCTGATCCCGGTCAGCCCGACGTAGTAGAAAGTGTTGAGCTGGCTGTTGCGCCGTAACGGAGCCGTTACGGCGTTGTGAGGCAGTGCTGTGTTGAACTCGAGAGTCGAGGTGGAGTCGGAGTCACGATCGACGAGGCAGTACGAAAACGACGTGGCGTTTAGCTGCGAAGGAAACGACAACGGCCCTCCGCCGAGTCCGAGCAAGCCAGCCGCGCCGACGAAGAGGCCTTCGTTGTTGTGCCCGCATCCAATGGCGACGTCGCTCAAAGATTCCCCGCCGATGCTGATCGTCTCCGTCACGAAGTCGCCGACGGTGTAGGACCCGTCCCCGTAGGCCACCTCGTAGAGACACGTGTTGTTGCGGCATTCGAACACGTCGAGGGACTTGCACCGCGCGGCGTCGCACGACAGCTGCGCGAAGGAAGCCGAGGAAGTCGGCTCGAAAATCGGGTCGGCTTGCTGGTAACAGTCGGCGCACGGCGCGCACTGGACCCAGCTGACGTCACTGCCCGTGTCGAGCACCACGTAGACCTGGCTCGGCGGTCTGCCGATTCCGACTCGGGAGAAGTACTCACCGCTGCCCTGGCTCGTCCCCGAAACAACGGGGCCCTCGAACTCGTCGGTAGCGAA
This genomic interval carries:
- the LOC101310214 gene encoding protein ASPARTIC PROTEASE IN GUARD CELL 1-like: MGSLCYYILFALLSYSAHSRNLPTTTSKTTVLDVAASIQATLNAVSSYSNSGATQSSLTHSASSSLSLPLHSRISLHQHSHKDYKSLISARLGRDSARVRSLTTRLDLAVSGIATSDLKPVDTESFATDEFEGPVVSGTSQGSGEYFSRVGIGRPPSQVYVVLDTGSDVSWVQCAPCADCYQQADPIFEPTSSASFAQLSCDAARCKSLDVFECRNNTCLYEVAYGDGSYTVGDFVTETISIGGESLSDVAIGCGHNNEGLFVGAAGLLGLGGGPLSFPSQLNATSFSYCLVDRDSDSTSTLEFNTALPHNAVTAPLRRNSQLNTFYYVGLTGISVGGDMLKIPANAFEIDESGNGGIIIDSGTAVTRLQTETYDALRSAFVNMTKGLESTSGVALFDACYDLSKIESVDVPALSFHFEDGKELPLPAKNYLIPVDSQGTFCFAFAPTSGALSIIGNVQQQGTRVSFDIANSVVGFSADQC